One region of Ktedonobacterales bacterium genomic DNA includes:
- a CDS encoding zinc-binding dehydrogenase — MKMLAARFYAPLDVRLEEIEAPHPGPGEALVKVAAATTCGTDLKAYQRGHPVLMKTLPSLFGHEVAGTVAEVGAQVERFQPGMRVVVANSAPCNRCFFCQRGRQSLCEDLLLLNGAYADYLLVPARIVEQNLWELPPDLPFTSAALAEPLACALHGIEESNIHPGESVAIIGGGPLGLLLLAVAKMKGARVILCGRGNERLALARALGADAIIDAHQLPDTAAEVAAVRALTDGQRGADVVIEAVGDPALWEAATRMVRRGGLVNFFGGCAAGTTISLATQPLHYDEITLKGVFHHTPHYFSTALQLIAQRRIPVEQLVSGAFPLRQLNEAFGQLLQHRGIKYAILPET, encoded by the coding sequence ATGAAGATGCTGGCAGCCCGCTTCTATGCCCCGCTGGACGTGCGCCTCGAAGAAATAGAAGCCCCACACCCCGGACCCGGAGAAGCTCTGGTCAAAGTGGCCGCAGCCACCACCTGCGGCACCGATCTCAAAGCCTACCAGCGCGGCCATCCGGTCTTGATGAAAACCCTGCCCTCCCTCTTTGGGCACGAAGTCGCCGGAACGGTGGCTGAGGTTGGCGCGCAGGTGGAGCGATTCCAGCCTGGCATGCGGGTCGTCGTGGCAAACTCCGCGCCATGCAACCGCTGCTTCTTCTGTCAGCGAGGCCGCCAGAGCCTTTGCGAAGACCTGCTCTTGCTCAACGGCGCGTATGCCGACTATCTGCTGGTCCCCGCTCGCATTGTAGAACAGAACCTCTGGGAATTACCTCCCGATCTCCCGTTCACCAGCGCGGCCCTCGCCGAGCCGCTGGCCTGCGCGCTGCATGGCATCGAGGAGAGCAACATCCACCCTGGCGAGAGCGTCGCCATTATCGGCGGTGGCCCGCTGGGATTGCTCCTGCTGGCAGTGGCGAAAATGAAGGGCGCGCGTGTCATTCTCTGCGGACGTGGCAATGAACGGCTGGCCCTGGCCCGCGCCCTGGGGGCCGATGCCATCATTGATGCGCATCAGCTTCCAGACACCGCAGCCGAAGTGGCCGCCGTCCGCGCGCTCACCGATGGGCAGCGCGGCGCTGATGTCGTCATTGAAGCCGTCGGCGACCCCGCGCTCTGGGAGGCAGCCACACGGATGGTCAGACGCGGCGGGTTGGTCAACTTCTTTGGTGGCTGCGCCGCCGGAACGACCATCTCCCTGGCAACCCAGCCGCTGCACTACGACGAGATCACCCTCAAGGGCGTGTTTCACCATACCCCGCATTACTTCTCAACCGCCCTGCAATTGATCGCGCAGCGCCGGATTCCAGTTGAACAGCTTGTAAGCGGCGCATTTCCGCTGCGCCAATTAAACGAAGCATTTGGGCAACTATTACAGCATCGTGGCATTAAATATGCAATTCTGCCCGAAACCTGA
- the rdgB gene encoding RdgB/HAM1 family non-canonical purine NTP pyrophosphatase has product MSTLLLATTNPGKLREYREIFAELPLRLTTLEEQGIDLDVEETGATFVENALLKARAYSQASGLLTLADDSGLEIDALGGEPGVRSARWPTADTSYPERFRLIFQRLAGLSPEHRTARFRCVIALARPDGWQETVEGVVEGVITDGPRGENGFGYDPIFSVPALGSTTAELSPEEKHRISHRGRAARAARDVLLRLNAGSAHR; this is encoded by the coding sequence GTGTCCACTCTCCTTCTCGCAACCACGAATCCAGGCAAGTTGCGTGAATATCGAGAGATTTTTGCGGAGCTTCCCTTGCGCCTGACTACGCTGGAGGAGCAGGGGATTGATCTGGATGTAGAGGAAACTGGCGCGACCTTTGTCGAGAACGCGCTGCTCAAGGCGCGGGCCTACAGCCAGGCCAGCGGTTTGCTGACCCTGGCGGATGATTCCGGGCTGGAGATTGATGCCCTTGGAGGCGAGCCAGGCGTGCGCTCGGCCCGTTGGCCCACTGCCGATACCTCTTATCCTGAGCGTTTCAGGCTGATTTTCCAGCGCCTCGCCGGTCTGTCTCCTGAACACCGCACCGCGCGTTTTCGCTGTGTGATTGCGCTTGCCCGGCCCGATGGATGGCAAGAGACGGTGGAAGGGGTGGTAGAAGGCGTCATTACCGATGGTCCACGCGGCGAAAACGGCTTTGGTTATGATCCCATTTTCTCGGTGCCTGCGCTTGGTTCTACGACTGCGGAACTCTCCCCCGAAGAAAAACATCGCATCAGCCATCGGGGGCGTGCGGCCAGGGCCGCGCGTGACGTGCTGCTGCGCCTGAATGCGGGGTCCGCTCATCGCTAA